A genomic region of Mycolicibacterium poriferae contains the following coding sequences:
- a CDS encoding PTS sugar transporter subunit IIA, translated as MADLLELLSANCIALDVAAETWQESIVAAGELLERAGIADAPYTQSMIDNVESNGPYIVVAPGFAFAHARPSPAVHHTGMSWVRLAHPVSFGHKSNDPVSLVVALAATDSGAHNTAMAELAKLLGDTDRRAALESAATPDELLAALGSTAPASAAASSGASQPKNLILTVCGNGLGTSLFLKNTLEQVLSTWGWAPFIKVEATDTISAKGRAKEADLILTSGEIARTLGDVGVPVKVIENFTSTREIDSTLRDSYDV; from the coding sequence ATGGCCGACCTGCTCGAGCTACTGTCTGCGAACTGCATCGCGCTGGACGTGGCCGCGGAAACCTGGCAGGAATCGATCGTCGCGGCGGGTGAATTACTGGAACGCGCCGGAATCGCCGATGCCCCCTACACGCAGTCGATGATCGACAACGTCGAATCCAACGGCCCCTACATCGTGGTGGCCCCGGGTTTCGCCTTCGCACATGCCCGACCGTCTCCTGCCGTCCACCACACCGGCATGTCCTGGGTGCGACTGGCCCACCCAGTTTCCTTCGGCCACAAGAGCAATGACCCGGTATCGCTGGTCGTCGCGCTGGCCGCCACCGACTCCGGCGCCCACAACACCGCGATGGCCGAGTTGGCCAAGCTGCTCGGTGACACCGACCGGCGTGCTGCACTGGAGTCCGCGGCGACCCCCGACGAGTTGCTCGCGGCGCTGGGTTCCACGGCGCCGGCGTCGGCAGCTGCGTCCAGCGGTGCGTCGCAGCCCAAGAACCTGATCCTGACAGTCTGCGGAAACGGCTTGGGCACCAGCCTTTTTCTGAAGAACACGCTGGAGCAGGTGCTGTCCACCTGGGGGTGGGCGCCGTTCATCAAAGTCGAGGCCACCGACACCATCTCAGCCAAGGGCAGGGCCAAAGAAGCCGACCTGATCCTGACGTCCGGCGAGATCGCCCGGACCCTCGGCGATGTGGGAGTGCCCGTCAAGGTGATCGAGAACTTCACCTCCACGCGCGAGATCGATTCGACGCTGCGCGACTCCTACGACGTCTGA
- a CDS encoding lipase maturation factor family protein, which translates to MDAQWFSAPEYWLARELVQRGVAAIYLIAFVAAGRQFRALIGEQGMLPVPRFVARVPFRSAPSLFQLYYSDRFFAAVCWFGAAVSAGVVAGLINVVPLWAALVTWLVLWVLYQSIVNVGQRWYGFGWESLLLEAGFVAAFLGNDDIAPPLPALWLVLWLVFRVEFGAGLIKLRGDECWRDLSCLDYHHETQPMPGPLSWFFHHLPRPLHRVEVAGNHFSQLVVPFALFAPQPVGSVAGVVVIVTQLWLVASGNFAWLNWLTIILAFAALDHTAFATVLPLGDPPPLSGPPLWFAVLVLAAAALTLALSYWPVRNMIGRGQRMNASFNSLHLVNTYGAFGSIGRVRYEVVLEGTSDTLGAEPVWREYGFKGKPGDPRRMPRQWAPYHLRLDWMMWFAALSPSFAADWFRPLVNRLLRNDAATLRLLRHNPFPDAPPRYVRARLYEYHFTTWRELRRDGAWWHRELVGEYLPPVSLDRQRSSR; encoded by the coding sequence GTGGACGCGCAGTGGTTCAGCGCGCCGGAATACTGGCTGGCCCGCGAGCTCGTGCAGCGGGGCGTGGCCGCGATCTATCTGATCGCGTTCGTCGCGGCGGGCCGGCAGTTTCGCGCGCTCATCGGAGAACAGGGCATGCTCCCGGTCCCCCGCTTCGTGGCGCGCGTTCCGTTCCGCTCGGCGCCGAGCCTGTTCCAGCTGTACTACTCCGACCGGTTCTTCGCCGCGGTGTGCTGGTTCGGCGCCGCGGTGTCCGCGGGCGTCGTCGCGGGCCTGATCAACGTCGTGCCGCTGTGGGCCGCGCTGGTGACCTGGCTGGTGCTGTGGGTGCTCTACCAGTCGATCGTCAACGTCGGGCAGCGCTGGTACGGCTTCGGCTGGGAATCGCTGCTGCTGGAGGCCGGGTTCGTGGCGGCGTTCCTCGGCAACGACGACATCGCGCCACCGCTTCCCGCGTTGTGGCTGGTGCTCTGGCTGGTGTTTCGCGTCGAGTTCGGGGCCGGGCTGATCAAGCTGCGCGGCGACGAATGCTGGCGCGACCTGTCCTGCCTGGACTACCACCACGAAACTCAGCCCATGCCCGGCCCGCTGAGCTGGTTCTTCCACCACCTGCCCAGACCGCTGCACCGGGTGGAGGTCGCAGGCAACCACTTCTCGCAGCTGGTGGTGCCGTTCGCGTTGTTCGCGCCGCAGCCGGTCGGTTCCGTCGCGGGCGTCGTCGTCATCGTCACGCAGTTGTGGCTGGTGGCGTCGGGGAACTTCGCCTGGCTGAACTGGCTGACGATCATCCTGGCCTTTGCCGCGCTCGATCACACGGCATTCGCGACCGTGTTGCCGCTGGGCGATCCACCGCCGCTGTCCGGACCCCCACTGTGGTTCGCCGTGCTCGTCCTCGCCGCTGCGGCGCTGACACTGGCGCTGAGCTACTGGCCGGTGCGCAACATGATCGGACGCGGCCAACGGATGAACGCGTCGTTCAACTCGCTGCACCTGGTCAACACCTACGGTGCGTTCGGCAGCATCGGCCGGGTCCGCTACGAGGTCGTGCTGGAAGGCACCTCCGACACGCTCGGTGCGGAGCCGGTCTGGCGGGAGTACGGCTTCAAGGGCAAGCCCGGCGACCCGCGCCGGATGCCCCGCCAGTGGGCGCCCTACCACCTGCGGCTGGACTGGATGATGTGGTTCGCCGCGCTGTCGCCGAGCTTCGCGGCGGACTGGTTCCGTCCGCTGGTCAACCGGTTGTTACGCAACGACGCGGCGACGCTGCGGTTGCTGCGGCACAACCCGTTTCCCGATGCCCCACCGCGCTACGTGCGTGCGCGCCTGTACGAATACCACTTCACCACCTGGCGGGAGCTGCGCCGCGACGGGGCGTGGTGGCACCGCGAGCTGGTCGGCGAATACCTCCCGCCGGTATCGCTGGACCGGCAGCGGTCCTCTCGCTGA
- a CDS encoding ArsR/SmtB family transcription factor: MHATVFGALAEPSRLRIVELLRTGPRSVGEIAESLEIRQPQVSKHLRVLGDSGIVAVEAIARHRIYHLERAPFEEIERWAGSFEQLWHARLDSLGAFLDTLDSAEHQQD, encoded by the coding sequence ATGCATGCGACGGTGTTCGGGGCACTCGCCGAGCCCAGCCGGCTGCGGATCGTCGAATTGCTGCGCACCGGGCCACGATCGGTCGGCGAGATCGCCGAGTCGCTCGAGATCCGGCAGCCGCAGGTGAGCAAGCACCTTCGGGTGCTTGGCGATTCGGGGATCGTGGCGGTCGAGGCCATCGCCCGGCACCGCATCTACCACCTCGAGCGCGCACCGTTCGAGGAGATCGAGCGGTGGGCCGGCTCCTTCGAGCAGCTGTGGCACGCGCGCCTCGACTCGCTCGGTGCATTCCTCGACACCCTCGATAGTGCTGAGCACCAACAGGATTGA
- a CDS encoding ABC transporter permease, with protein MTALQTTPQAPTTPHPVPTHRTNLAQQSWIMVKRNMIHTKRMPEMLSDVTAQPIMFVLLFAFVFGASITNTGGASYREFLLPGIQAQTIVFSAFVVAAGITADVEKGIIDRFRALPISRSSVLIGRSIASVIHSSLGVVVMAVTGLAIGWRIRNSIGEAVLAFALLLLFGFAIIWFGILIGSLMRTVEAVNGVMFTALFPMTFLANTFVPTEPMPHWLRVIAEWNPVSSLAQAMRELWGNGGPAPASAQLPLHHPVLSTVLWSLALTAVFAPFALYAYRRRTSD; from the coding sequence ATGACCGCGCTGCAGACCACGCCACAGGCGCCGACGACCCCGCACCCGGTTCCGACGCACCGGACCAACCTGGCGCAGCAGTCGTGGATCATGGTCAAGCGCAACATGATCCACACCAAGCGGATGCCGGAGATGCTCAGCGACGTCACCGCGCAGCCGATCATGTTCGTGTTGCTGTTCGCCTTCGTCTTCGGGGCTTCGATCACCAACACCGGTGGGGCGTCCTACCGGGAGTTCCTGCTGCCCGGCATTCAGGCGCAGACCATCGTGTTCTCGGCGTTCGTGGTGGCGGCCGGTATCACCGCCGATGTCGAGAAGGGCATCATCGACAGGTTCCGCGCACTGCCCATCTCGCGGTCCTCGGTGCTGATCGGGCGCAGCATCGCCAGCGTGATCCATTCCTCGTTGGGTGTGGTGGTGATGGCGGTGACCGGGCTGGCGATCGGGTGGCGCATCCGCAACAGCATCGGTGAAGCGGTGCTGGCCTTCGCGCTGCTGTTGCTGTTCGGCTTCGCGATCATCTGGTTCGGCATCCTGATCGGCTCGTTGATGCGGACCGTCGAGGCGGTCAACGGGGTGATGTTCACGGCGCTGTTCCCGATGACGTTCCTGGCCAACACGTTCGTGCCGACCGAGCCGATGCCGCACTGGCTGCGGGTGATCGCCGAATGGAACCCGGTGTCCTCGCTGGCACAGGCCATGCGTGAACTCTGGGGCAACGGCGGCCCGGCTCCGGCGAGCGCTCAACTGCCGCTGCATCATCCGGTGCTCTCGACGGTGCTGTGGTCCTTGGCGCTGACCGCCGTGTTCGCGCCGTTCGCGCTGTATGCCTACCGGCGCCGCACCTCCGACTGA
- a CDS encoding PTS ascorbate transporter subunit IIC, translating into MNWLVSIAEFVVNEILSVPAYLIGIITAVGLIALRKSTGQVIGGALKATLGFLLISAGATLVVSSLQPLGVMIQGAAGTQGVVPTNEAIVGIAQDQFGGQVAWLMILGFAISLLLARFTPLHYVFLTGHHTLFMATLLTIVLATSGLPAVTVVVVGGVLLGVVMVALPAISQPWTKRITGDDSIAIGHFGTLGYIASGITGRFVGGAKSRSTEDLKLPESLRFLRDSMVATALSMVLMYVIVSLVYLARAGQDTAFEAFADDTGAGAASGVGNYVMMGVTQGLSFGVAVAVILFGVRTILGELVPAFQGIAERMVPGAVPALDAPIVFPFAQNAVLIGFISSFVAGLAGLAVLSLWLGPAFGWVLVLPGLVPHFFTGGAAGVYGNATGGRRGAIAGGFVNGLLITFLPALLVRVLGSFGEENTTFGDADFGWYGILLGNAAKLGTVWGVVVMLLIGATLLGLAIAVQRKLVDTGWDPSPGRPAPGGSGAAESASAGDTAVSGARSYPKIPAPHGAPAPPPPPK; encoded by the coding sequence GTGAATTGGCTGGTAAGCATCGCCGAGTTCGTCGTCAACGAAATACTCTCTGTACCAGCCTATCTCATCGGGATCATCACGGCTGTCGGGCTTATCGCGCTGCGCAAGTCCACCGGCCAGGTGATCGGCGGAGCGCTGAAGGCCACATTGGGCTTTCTGCTCATCAGCGCAGGCGCCACCCTGGTCGTGTCGTCGCTGCAACCCCTGGGCGTGATGATCCAGGGGGCCGCAGGAACCCAGGGGGTGGTGCCCACCAACGAGGCCATCGTCGGGATCGCCCAGGACCAGTTCGGCGGCCAGGTCGCCTGGTTGATGATCCTCGGTTTCGCCATCAGCCTTTTGCTGGCACGGTTCACCCCGTTGCACTACGTGTTCCTCACCGGACACCACACGCTGTTCATGGCCACGCTGCTGACCATCGTGCTCGCGACCTCGGGACTGCCCGCGGTCACCGTCGTCGTGGTCGGTGGGGTTCTGCTCGGCGTCGTCATGGTCGCCCTGCCGGCCATCTCACAGCCGTGGACGAAACGCATCACCGGCGACGACAGCATCGCCATCGGGCACTTCGGCACGCTCGGCTACATCGCGTCGGGCATCACGGGTCGGTTCGTCGGGGGTGCGAAGAGCCGATCCACCGAAGACCTCAAACTGCCGGAATCCCTGCGTTTCCTGCGGGACTCCATGGTGGCTACGGCGTTGTCGATGGTGCTGATGTACGTCATCGTGTCGCTGGTCTATCTGGCTCGAGCAGGTCAGGACACGGCGTTCGAGGCGTTCGCCGACGACACCGGTGCCGGCGCGGCCAGCGGTGTCGGCAACTACGTGATGATGGGTGTGACGCAAGGGCTGAGCTTCGGGGTCGCGGTCGCGGTGATCCTGTTCGGCGTCCGGACCATCCTCGGTGAACTGGTCCCGGCGTTCCAGGGCATCGCCGAGCGGATGGTCCCGGGCGCGGTACCCGCCCTCGACGCCCCGATCGTCTTTCCTTTCGCCCAGAACGCCGTCCTGATCGGCTTCATCTCCAGCTTCGTGGCCGGGTTGGCCGGGTTGGCCGTGCTGTCGTTGTGGCTCGGCCCGGCGTTCGGTTGGGTGCTGGTGCTGCCCGGGTTGGTTCCCCACTTCTTCACCGGTGGCGCAGCGGGCGTCTACGGCAACGCCACCGGTGGACGCCGGGGCGCGATCGCCGGCGGGTTCGTCAACGGACTGCTGATCACCTTCCTGCCGGCGCTGCTGGTGCGGGTGCTCGGGTCGTTCGGTGAAGAGAACACCACCTTCGGCGACGCCGACTTCGGCTGGTACGGGATCCTGCTGGGCAACGCCGCCAAACTGGGGACGGTCTGGGGCGTCGTGGTGATGCTGTTGATCGGCGCGACCCTGCTGGGGCTGGCCATCGCGGTGCAGCGCAAGCTCGTCGACACCGGCTGGGATCCGTCACCGGGGCGTCCCGCGCCCGGCGGATCCGGCGCCGCCGAGTCGGCCTCCGCCGGCGACACAGCGGTGAGCGGTGCCCGCAGCTACCCGAAGATCCCGGCTCCGCACGGCGCGCCCGCGCCGCCGCCACCGCCGAAGTGA
- a CDS encoding ATP-binding cassette domain-containing protein: protein MSVGADTVDAMQWAIEAIDLVKRFGDHTAVDGVSFAVPAGTVLGLLGPNGAGKTTTVRMMTTLTEPTSGTARVAGYDVRTDPDAVRRNMGLTGQVATVDELLTGRENIRMIGGLYGIRRRDLARLGEELLEQFSLTDAGDRVVKSYSGGMRRRLDLAVSLLASPPVLFLDEPTTGLDPRSRSELWDVLRGLVAEGTTLLLTTQYLEEADQLADNIVVIDRGRIIAEGSPRELKQQAGRASLVVTVTAGADVAAAEALLRRTGAEVFVDQAARQLTAAADGIDDMIQVAGWLRDSGIGVDDIGLSRPSLDDVFLTLTGHRTEDSEEVGA from the coding sequence ATGTCGGTCGGCGCGGATACCGTCGACGCCATGCAGTGGGCCATCGAAGCCATCGATCTGGTGAAGCGGTTCGGTGACCACACCGCCGTCGACGGCGTCAGCTTCGCCGTGCCGGCCGGCACGGTCTTGGGCCTGCTGGGACCCAACGGCGCCGGCAAGACCACCACTGTGCGGATGATGACGACGCTGACCGAGCCGACCTCCGGGACTGCCCGCGTCGCGGGCTACGACGTGCGCACCGACCCCGATGCGGTGCGCCGCAACATGGGGCTGACCGGTCAGGTCGCCACGGTCGACGAGCTGCTGACCGGCCGGGAGAACATCCGCATGATCGGTGGTCTCTACGGCATCCGCCGCCGCGATCTGGCGCGCCTCGGTGAGGAATTGCTGGAGCAGTTCTCGCTGACCGACGCCGGTGACCGGGTGGTCAAGTCCTATTCGGGCGGGATGCGCCGTCGGCTGGATCTGGCGGTCAGCCTGCTGGCATCGCCGCCGGTGTTGTTCCTCGACGAGCCGACCACGGGGCTGGATCCGCGCAGCCGCAGCGAGTTGTGGGACGTGCTGCGTGGATTGGTCGCCGAGGGCACCACCTTGCTGCTGACCACGCAGTATCTGGAAGAGGCCGATCAGCTGGCCGACAACATCGTCGTGATCGATCGCGGCCGGATCATCGCCGAGGGTTCACCGAGGGAGCTCAAGCAGCAGGCCGGCCGGGCCAGCCTGGTCGTGACGGTCACCGCCGGCGCGGACGTGGCGGCCGCCGAGGCGCTGCTGCGCCGAACCGGGGCCGAGGTGTTCGTCGATCAGGCCGCCCGGCAGTTGACCGCGGCCGCCGACGGTATCGACGACATGATCCAGGTGGCGGGCTGGCTGCGCGACAGCGGCATCGGTGTCGACGACATCGGGTTGTCTCGGCCCAGCCTCGACGACGTGTTCCTGACGCTGACCGGGCACCGCACCGAAGACTCCGAGGAGGTCGGCGCATGA
- a CDS encoding SRPBCC family protein, with protein MILQLFKKTKELDFERTYRAPLATVWQAWTDPDMLRQWWGPEKTFIPECRVDLRVGGELYLVMEAGEAMGKYAGTRWPMAGTFTRIEPTDRLTYDARSWTEGEEEGSTIHHTNDVTFTESDGTTKVTLRIAITHIGAKAKMAAFGMKFGYKAQLDKLDKLLTSR; from the coding sequence ATGATCCTGCAGTTGTTCAAGAAGACCAAGGAGCTCGACTTCGAGCGGACCTACCGCGCCCCGCTGGCGACGGTGTGGCAGGCCTGGACCGATCCCGACATGCTGCGCCAATGGTGGGGACCGGAGAAGACGTTCATCCCCGAATGCCGGGTCGACCTGCGTGTGGGCGGTGAGCTGTATCTCGTCATGGAAGCCGGCGAGGCGATGGGCAAGTACGCCGGCACCCGCTGGCCGATGGCCGGCACCTTCACCCGGATCGAACCCACCGACCGGTTGACCTACGACGCCAGGTCGTGGACCGAGGGGGAAGAGGAGGGCTCGACGATCCATCACACCAACGACGTGACCTTCACCGAATCCGACGGCACCACGAAAGTGACGCTGCGCATCGCGATCACCCACATCGGAGCCAAGGCCAAGATGGCGGCCTTCGGCATGAAGTTCGGCTACAAAGCGCAACTCGACAAGCTGGACAAGCTGCTCACCTCACGTTGA